A region from the Streptosporangium sp. NBC_01756 genome encodes:
- a CDS encoding phosphotransferase, whose protein sequence is MTHTEIEITAELVRDLLRDQHPDLADYPVRLGALGWANQLWRLGDDLAVRLPWVGETADELLLKEHTWLPALAPRLPLPVPVPQRLGEPSPRFPRPWIVTTWVPGEPADRAPITRGAEAADALAAFLTALHQPAPEQVDTGGQGRGGPLAGSSTWVAQQLASATELGLISDPDAVRAIWDDAATAPDWAGPALWLHGDLHPANILTADGTLCGVIDFGALFAGDPAVDLAAAWTLLPDGAADHFYAAYQPTPDAAAQRRARGWAVIRALVGLHVGDAGVHGRPGGKATWGPPAHAALRRLIATTQR, encoded by the coding sequence ATGACGCACACCGAGATCGAGATCACCGCGGAGTTGGTACGGGATCTGCTGCGTGATCAGCACCCCGACCTGGCCGATTACCCGGTGCGGCTGGGCGCGCTTGGCTGGGCCAACCAGTTATGGCGGCTCGGCGACGACCTCGCCGTCCGGTTGCCCTGGGTGGGAGAGACCGCGGATGAGCTGCTACTCAAGGAGCACACCTGGCTGCCCGCCCTCGCCCCGCGCCTTCCCCTGCCGGTTCCCGTCCCGCAGCGCCTCGGCGAGCCCTCGCCGCGGTTTCCGCGGCCCTGGATCGTCACCACCTGGGTTCCAGGCGAACCCGCCGACCGCGCCCCCATCACGCGCGGCGCTGAGGCGGCCGACGCCCTGGCCGCCTTCCTGACCGCACTTCACCAACCCGCCCCCGAACAGGTGGACACCGGCGGCCAGGGCCGCGGAGGGCCGCTGGCCGGCTCCTCCACGTGGGTCGCCCAGCAGCTCGCCTCGGCCACCGAGCTGGGGCTCATCTCCGACCCCGACGCTGTCCGCGCCATCTGGGACGACGCCGCCACCGCACCCGACTGGGCCGGCCCGGCACTCTGGCTCCACGGCGACCTGCACCCGGCCAACATCCTCACCGCGGACGGCACCCTCTGCGGCGTGATCGACTTCGGCGCCCTCTTCGCGGGTGACCCGGCCGTCGACCTCGCCGCCGCCTGGACTCTGCTACCCGACGGCGCCGCCGACCACTTCTACGCGGCCTACCAGCCGACCCCGGACGCCGCGGCCCAGCGCCGCGCCCGCGGATGGGCCGTGATCCGCGCCCTCGTCGGCCTCCACGTCGGCGACGCCGGTGTCCACGGCCGACCAGGCGGCAAGGCCACCTGGGGCCCACCCGCCCACGCGGCACTACGACGCCTCATCGCAACGACCCAACGCTGA
- a CDS encoding RtcB family protein, producing the protein MPQQVAPGLISWASDIEPGTIEQAARAARLPFVPSHVALMPDAHVGMGATVGSVIPTQGAIIPSAVGVDIGCGMVATETTLTAADLPDSLAALMPLVEQRIPAGVGKGHDDPRVDAALSQVGTPHTSLTGKQESTTIAQFGTLGSGNHFVEVCLDERDHVWTVLHSGSRGIGNQLATRHIGEAKKLMKQYFITLEDPDLAYLVQGTPQFTAYIEDMLWAQRYAMASRARMAEVLVASLFEIVGHGSALRTINAHHNFTQQERHHGRDMWITRKGAIKAASGDEGIIPGSMGTRSYIVTGLGNPVSYNSCSHGAGRRMSRTRARAELTAASLTEAMGGRTWNADRAGTLVDEHPQAYKDIDAVMEDQKDLVTVQHTLRQVFNYKG; encoded by the coding sequence ATGCCGCAGCAGGTAGCACCCGGTCTCATCTCATGGGCCAGCGACATCGAGCCCGGCACGATCGAACAAGCCGCCCGCGCCGCCCGCCTGCCCTTCGTCCCCTCCCACGTCGCGCTGATGCCGGACGCGCACGTCGGCATGGGCGCCACAGTCGGGTCCGTCATCCCCACCCAGGGCGCGATCATCCCCTCAGCCGTGGGCGTCGACATCGGTTGCGGCATGGTGGCCACCGAGACCACCCTGACCGCCGCCGACCTGCCCGACAGCCTGGCCGCGCTGATGCCGCTTGTTGAGCAGCGCATCCCGGCCGGCGTCGGCAAGGGCCATGACGACCCCCGCGTGGACGCCGCCCTGAGCCAGGTCGGTACGCCGCACACCTCTCTGACCGGCAAGCAGGAGAGCACGACCATCGCCCAGTTCGGCACGCTCGGCTCCGGCAACCACTTCGTCGAGGTGTGCCTCGACGAGCGCGACCACGTGTGGACCGTGCTGCACTCCGGATCCCGGGGCATCGGCAACCAGCTCGCCACCAGGCACATCGGCGAGGCCAAGAAGCTGATGAAGCAGTACTTCATCACCCTCGAAGACCCCGACCTGGCCTACCTCGTGCAGGGCACCCCGCAGTTCACCGCCTACATCGAGGACATGCTGTGGGCTCAGCGTTACGCCATGGCCTCCCGGGCACGCATGGCCGAGGTCCTCGTCGCGTCCCTGTTCGAGATCGTCGGCCACGGCTCCGCGCTCCGAACAATCAACGCCCACCACAACTTCACCCAGCAGGAACGCCACCACGGCCGCGACATGTGGATCACCCGCAAGGGCGCCATCAAGGCCGCCAGCGGTGACGAGGGCATCATCCCCGGCTCGATGGGCACCCGCTCCTACATCGTGACCGGCCTGGGCAACCCGGTCTCCTACAACTCCTGCTCCCATGGCGCCGGCCGCCGCATGTCCCGCACGCGGGCTCGTGCCGAGCTCACCGCGGCCTCTCTCACCGAAGCGATGGGCGGCCGGACGTGGAACGCCGACCGCGCGGGCACTCTGGTCGACGAGCACCCGCAGGCGTACAAAGACATCGATGCCGTGATGGAGGATCAGAAGGACCTCGTCACCGTGCAGCACACACTGCGGCAGGTCTTCAACTACAAAGGGTGA
- the istB gene encoding IS21-like element helper ATPase IstB, with amino-acid sequence MAGTTPSSTSTAGGSRNVEAELAYLTRVLKAPSLAAAVDRLAERARAESWSHEEFLAACLQREVAARESHGGEARIRFARFPARKALEDFDYDHQRSLKREVIAHLGTLDFVAARENVVFLGPPGTGKTHLSIGLGVRACQAGHRVAFATAAQWVDRLAEAHAAGKLQDELAKLSRIPVLIVDEVGYIPFEAEAANLFFQLVSSRYERASLIVTSNKPFGRWGEVFGDDVVAAAMIDRLVHHAEVISLKGDSYRLKNRSLGRVPAADYSNER; translated from the coding sequence ATGGCAGGCACGACCCCTTCGAGCACATCGACGGCCGGTGGTTCCCGCAACGTCGAGGCCGAGCTGGCCTATCTGACCCGGGTGCTCAAGGCGCCGTCGTTGGCGGCCGCGGTTGACCGGCTCGCCGAGCGGGCCCGGGCCGAGTCCTGGAGCCATGAGGAGTTCCTGGCCGCCTGCCTGCAGCGGGAGGTCGCCGCCCGCGAATCCCATGGCGGTGAAGCGCGGATCCGCTTCGCCCGCTTCCCGGCCAGAAAAGCGCTGGAAGACTTCGACTACGACCATCAGCGTTCCCTCAAACGCGAGGTCATCGCTCATCTGGGCACGTTGGACTTTGTGGCCGCACGCGAAAACGTGGTCTTCCTCGGCCCGCCCGGCACCGGCAAGACCCACTTGTCCATCGGTTTGGGCGTCCGCGCCTGCCAGGCCGGGCACCGGGTCGCGTTCGCCACTGCCGCCCAATGGGTCGACCGCCTCGCCGAGGCTCATGCCGCCGGCAAACTTCAAGACGAGCTCGCCAAACTGTCGCGGATCCCGGTCCTGATCGTGGACGAGGTCGGTTACATCCCCTTCGAGGCCGAGGCCGCCAACCTGTTCTTCCAGCTGGTCTCCAGCCGATACGAGCGGGCGAGCTTGATCGTCACGAGCAATAAGCCCTTCGGGCGTTGGGGAGAGGTCTTCGGCGACGACGTTGTCGCCGCAGCGATGATCGACCGCCTCGTCCACCACGCCGAGGTCATCAGCTTGAAAGGAGACAGCTATCGTCTCAAAAACCGCAGCCTCGGCCGCGTTCCTGCGGCTGACTACAGCAATGAACGGTAA
- the istA gene encoding IS21 family transposase, with product MIKVEDWAEIRRLHRAETMPIKAIARRMGISKNTVKSALAADAPPKYQRTIKGSIVDAAEPQIRNLLREFPDMPATVIAERIGWQRSLTVLKERVRILRPQYRPVDPSSRTTYQAGELAQCDLWFPPVKVPVGAGHRAGPPVLVMVSGYSRWLMARMLPSRTSGDLFAGHWALLSDLGAVPKTLVWDNESAIGQWKQGKPQLTADANAFRGTLGIQIVQCKPADPEAKGLVERANGYLETSFLPGRDFVSPHDFNAQLAHWLTTANARHHRRIECRPVDRLQADLAAMVALPPVAPTLGWRTSTRLPRDHYVRIASCDYSVHPSAIGRLVEVVADLGQVSVTCAGQLVARHERCWAAHQTITDPLHEQAAAMMRGTRVPRAAGGADTDVQQRSLSDYDALLGIEEVR from the coding sequence GTGATCAAGGTGGAGGACTGGGCGGAGATCCGCCGATTGCACCGGGCTGAGACGATGCCGATCAAAGCCATCGCTCGGCGCATGGGTATCTCGAAGAACACGGTGAAAAGCGCGCTGGCGGCCGATGCACCGCCGAAGTACCAGCGGACGATCAAGGGATCAATCGTGGACGCGGCCGAGCCGCAGATCCGAAATCTCCTGCGGGAGTTCCCGGACATGCCCGCGACAGTGATCGCCGAACGGATCGGCTGGCAGCGGTCGCTCACCGTACTCAAGGAGCGGGTGCGTATCCTGCGACCTCAGTACAGGCCTGTCGACCCGTCGTCACGGACGACCTACCAGGCCGGTGAACTGGCCCAATGCGACCTGTGGTTCCCGCCGGTGAAGGTGCCGGTCGGTGCCGGGCACCGGGCCGGCCCGCCGGTACTGGTCATGGTGTCAGGCTATTCGCGGTGGCTGATGGCCCGGATGCTGCCGTCTCGCACGTCCGGTGATCTGTTCGCCGGACACTGGGCGCTGCTGTCGGACCTGGGTGCGGTGCCCAAGACACTGGTATGGGACAACGAGTCCGCGATCGGCCAGTGGAAGCAGGGAAAGCCGCAGCTGACCGCCGACGCCAACGCCTTCCGCGGCACCCTGGGCATCCAGATCGTGCAGTGCAAGCCCGCAGACCCCGAGGCCAAGGGGCTGGTGGAGCGAGCCAACGGCTACCTGGAAACCTCGTTTCTACCCGGCCGTGACTTCGTCTCCCCGCACGACTTCAACGCCCAGCTCGCCCACTGGCTGACCACGGCCAACGCACGGCATCATCGGCGGATCGAGTGCCGGCCGGTGGACCGGCTGCAGGCGGACCTGGCGGCGATGGTGGCATTGCCGCCGGTCGCGCCGACGCTCGGGTGGCGCACCTCGACGCGGCTGCCGCGCGACCATTACGTGCGGATCGCCTCCTGTGACTACTCGGTGCATCCTTCGGCGATCGGCCGGCTGGTCGAGGTCGTCGCCGATCTGGGTCAGGTCAGTGTGACCTGCGCCGGGCAGCTCGTCGCTCGGCATGAGCGGTGCTGGGCAGCCCATCAGACCATCACCGACCCCCTGCACGAACAAGCCGCCGCGATGATGCGCGGCACGCGCGTGCCCAGGGCCGCCGGCGGCGCCGACACCGACGTCCAGCAGCGGTCTCTCAGCGACTACGACGCGTTGCTGGGCATCGAGGAGGTGCGGTGA
- a CDS encoding DUF6624 domain-containing protein → MFDAELRDELLRRMERDQAVRTAALIGESLSRELDQEWDAVDTGNTAFLKGVIAERGWPGRDMVGEEAAHAAWVLAQHADQDPEFQRGCLPLVKSAVDAGQATPSEWAYLLDRVCVAEGRSQVYGTQYWTRNGVFGPRPIEDPDRLDERRAEVGLAPQADYDRTMRELYE, encoded by the coding sequence ATGTTCGATGCCGAACTCCGCGATGAGCTGCTGCGCCGCATGGAACGCGACCAGGCGGTACGGACCGCGGCCCTTATCGGCGAGTCGCTGTCTCGGGAGCTCGACCAGGAGTGGGATGCCGTCGATACCGGTAACACGGCGTTCCTCAAGGGTGTGATCGCTGAACGCGGCTGGCCGGGCAGGGACATGGTCGGCGAGGAAGCCGCACACGCCGCATGGGTCCTGGCCCAGCACGCCGACCAGGATCCGGAGTTTCAGCGCGGTTGCCTGCCGCTCGTGAAGAGTGCTGTCGATGCGGGCCAGGCCACGCCGTCGGAGTGGGCGTATCTCCTCGATCGCGTGTGTGTGGCAGAGGGCCGCTCTCAGGTGTACGGCACCCAGTACTGGACGCGAAACGGGGTGTTCGGGCCCCGGCCGATCGAGGATCCCGATCGTCTTGACGAACGACGTGCCGAGGTCGGCTTGGCCCCGCAGGCTGATTATGACCGCACGATGCGTGAACTGTATGAGTGA
- a CDS encoding AAA family ATPase, with the protein MRTGCTSRGSTHLIVLRGNSGSGKTSTARALQATRDRDLAVVSQDAIRRDLLRERDVPGGANIELIDTIARHCLDRGYHVLIEGILYATRYTPMLAALRRDHTGPSSFFYLDISLAETLRRHTTRPQRSQFSGEQMREWYVERDLLPEGGETVIEEDSPLETTVQQILRESGLTASAQQVVSSDPR; encoded by the coding sequence ATGCGCACCGGATGCACCTCTCGGGGTTCCACCCACCTGATCGTGCTGCGCGGCAACTCCGGCTCGGGCAAGACCAGCACCGCACGAGCCCTGCAGGCCACCCGCGACCGTGACCTGGCCGTGGTCAGCCAGGACGCCATCCGACGCGACCTCCTCCGGGAGCGCGACGTGCCGGGCGGAGCGAACATCGAGCTCATCGATACCATCGCCCGCCACTGCCTGGATCGCGGCTACCACGTCCTGATCGAAGGCATCCTGTACGCGACCCGGTACACGCCGATGCTGGCCGCGCTGCGCCGCGACCACACCGGGCCGAGCTCCTTCTTCTACCTGGACATCTCCCTGGCCGAAACGCTGCGCCGGCACACCACCCGGCCGCAGCGCTCACAGTTCAGCGGCGAGCAGATGCGCGAATGGTATGTGGAACGCGACCTGCTGCCCGAGGGCGGCGAGACGGTCATCGAGGAGGACAGCCCACTGGAGACGACCGTGCAGCAGATCCTGCGCGAGAGCGGACTGACCGCCTCCGCCCAGCAGGTCGTCAGCAGCGACCCCCGGTAA
- a CDS encoding DUF72 domain-containing protein, translated as MGRVLVGTASWTDRSLLESGWYPPTATMPEERLDHYAANFPLVEVDATYYHPPALRTAELWRDRIPGTGRLHRRARPRPRRQPRRHMDRPRRSPSQPARPGHLPVKPRAVIVI; from the coding sequence ATGGGCAGGGTTCTGGTGGGAACGGCGTCGTGGACGGATCGGTCGTTGCTGGAGTCTGGCTGGTATCCACCGACGGCCACCATGCCAGAAGAGCGCCTCGACCACTACGCGGCGAACTTCCCGCTGGTCGAGGTCGACGCCACCTACTACCACCCGCCCGCGCTGCGAACCGCCGAGCTGTGGCGCGACCGCATACCAGGAACGGGGCGCCTCCATCGCCGCGCTCGCCCGCGCCCACGGCGTCAGCCGCGCCGCCATATGGACCGCCCTCGCCGATCTCCTTCCCAACCAGCCAGACCCGGCCACCTACCCGTAAAACCACGAGCAGTAATCGTGATTTAG
- a CDS encoding DinB family protein: MTNPATRDILLTFEHARSRLFGRLEGLTDAEYHWEPVSDCIGLRPGDNGVFRVDAVFPESSPDAPDPVTTIAWRIWHIGNLCLRGYVIYFFDDAPEFGERDEWPGTAKEGLQALAEDWEHFTSRLAALGDERLLAPIGMGPADSTYTYLKLALHALVEVSHHGGEIGLLRDLYIRQGV; encoded by the coding sequence ATGACCAATCCCGCCACCCGGGACATTCTCCTGACCTTCGAACACGCGCGATCCCGGCTGTTCGGGCGCCTTGAGGGCCTGACCGACGCCGAGTACCACTGGGAGCCGGTCAGCGACTGCATCGGACTGCGCCCCGGCGACAACGGCGTCTTCCGCGTCGACGCGGTCTTTCCGGAGTCGAGCCCGGATGCGCCGGACCCCGTCACCACGATCGCCTGGCGTATCTGGCACATCGGCAACCTCTGCCTGCGCGGCTATGTGATCTACTTCTTCGACGACGCCCCCGAGTTCGGCGAGCGCGACGAGTGGCCGGGCACCGCGAAGGAGGGCCTCCAGGCGCTCGCCGAGGACTGGGAGCATTTCACCTCCCGCCTCGCAGCCCTCGGCGACGAGCGTCTGCTGGCGCCGATCGGCATGGGCCCCGCCGACAGCACCTACACCTATCTGAAGCTCGCGCTGCACGCCCTGGTCGAGGTCTCGCATCACGGCGGCGAGATCGGCCTGCTGCGCGACCTGTACATACGCCAAGGCGTCTGA
- a CDS encoding NUDIX hydrolase — protein sequence MIHRENEETILNAAAVDASLAALEFDGARAWLEQARRHPMEPLAADVWVTDPDFGHVLLVKHRVRGWVPPGGKVEPGETPRAAAARELVEETGLHAELLDVPAAVCVRSYRSDWSPTLGLSYAAIAGLDVPLGGESGQPPRWFALDEEWESVFPEDHARIRSHVSRLVAARAVGAR from the coding sequence GTGATCCACCGCGAGAACGAAGAGACGATCTTGAATGCCGCGGCCGTCGATGCCAGCCTGGCGGCCCTTGAGTTCGACGGCGCGCGGGCCTGGCTGGAGCAGGCGCGTCGACACCCGATGGAGCCGCTGGCGGCGGATGTCTGGGTGACCGATCCGGACTTCGGGCACGTCCTGCTGGTGAAGCACCGGGTGCGCGGCTGGGTGCCGCCCGGTGGCAAGGTCGAGCCGGGAGAGACCCCCCGCGCCGCAGCAGCACGCGAACTGGTTGAGGAGACCGGGTTGCACGCGGAACTGTTGGACGTGCCGGCCGCGGTCTGTGTGCGTTCCTACCGCTCGGACTGGTCGCCGACGCTTGGTCTGTCGTACGCCGCGATCGCCGGTCTCGACGTGCCGCTGGGCGGGGAGAGCGGGCAGCCGCCGCGCTGGTTCGCCCTCGATGAGGAGTGGGAGTCGGTGTTTCCCGAGGATCACGCCCGGATCCGGTCGCACGTGTCCCGGCTGGTGGCCGCCCGCGCTGTCGGAGCGCGCTGA
- a CDS encoding NUDIX hydrolase, protein MAIGDSDISGVLSAYIERYPEEAALLAEPVHLLSQGGNFASRRNFPMHVTVGALLVRGEEILLIEHRAYGITLQPGGHLEPTDATLIDAAVRELAEETGVDPGQVFPASQTPVYVEYGKVPARPEKDEPDHYHLDLGYSFVTAHADVGRIQESEVTGAAWYSLDAAERLVGHRIARAASPSWEPAIIEP, encoded by the coding sequence GTGGCGATCGGTGACTCGGACATCTCGGGCGTGCTTTCTGCCTACATCGAGCGCTACCCGGAGGAAGCCGCGCTGCTGGCTGAGCCGGTGCACCTGCTGTCTCAGGGAGGGAACTTCGCCTCGCGGCGGAATTTTCCGATGCACGTGACTGTCGGTGCACTGCTGGTCCGCGGTGAGGAGATCCTGCTTATCGAGCACCGCGCGTACGGGATCACGTTGCAGCCGGGAGGCCACCTGGAGCCGACCGATGCCACACTGATCGACGCGGCAGTGCGCGAGTTGGCGGAGGAGACCGGGGTTGACCCCGGCCAGGTCTTCCCAGCATCACAGACTCCCGTCTACGTCGAGTACGGCAAGGTGCCGGCACGACCGGAGAAGGACGAACCGGATCACTACCACCTCGACCTCGGGTACTCCTTCGTGACAGCGCATGCGGACGTGGGGCGCATCCAGGAGTCCGAGGTGACAGGTGCCGCCTGGTACTCGCTCGATGCGGCCGAGCGCCTTGTCGGGCACCGCATCGCGCGAGCGGCCAGCCCTTCATGGGAACCGGCCATCATCGAGCCGTGA
- a CDS encoding thiopeptide-type bacteriocin biosynthesis protein produces the protein MQPDQWCQANITFTNHADAERLTVTRIGPTLRDAEDRGLISAWFFIRKQQWRLRWLPTSSTAADTLLHTLTEADTSMTWTTSVCEFETLAFGGPAGMNAACILFHADSHHLLRWLATDQRLGQRETSALLSSALLRGAGLDWFEQGDVWARVADLRPHAQTIPIDTERSWGLLDAMRTLMTTDVTSLCDPVTNGPLSGYQTWISAFYNAGQTIANLNQNGQLERGLRAVLAHHLIFHFNRAGLSTADQATMAALAVNVVFHHPRTP, from the coding sequence GTGCAGCCGGACCAATGGTGTCAAGCCAACATCACCTTCACCAACCACGCCGACGCCGAACGCCTCACCGTGACACGTATCGGCCCGACTCTGAGAGACGCCGAGGACCGCGGGCTCATCTCCGCCTGGTTCTTCATCCGCAAACAGCAGTGGCGGCTACGGTGGCTACCCACCAGCTCCACAGCCGCCGACACGCTACTTCACACCCTCACCGAAGCCGACACGTCGATGACCTGGACCACGAGCGTCTGCGAGTTCGAGACGCTCGCTTTCGGCGGACCCGCAGGGATGAACGCCGCGTGCATCCTCTTCCACGCCGACAGCCACCACCTTCTGCGGTGGCTGGCAACCGACCAACGACTCGGCCAGCGCGAAACCTCCGCCCTGCTGTCCAGCGCGCTCCTGCGCGGCGCTGGCCTGGACTGGTTCGAGCAGGGCGACGTGTGGGCCAGGGTCGCCGACCTCCGGCCGCACGCGCAAACCATCCCCATCGACACTGAACGCTCCTGGGGACTCCTCGACGCGATGCGCACCCTCATGACCACCGACGTCACCAGTCTGTGCGACCCCGTCACGAACGGCCCGCTGTCCGGCTACCAGACATGGATCTCCGCGTTCTACAACGCTGGCCAAACCATCGCCAATCTGAACCAGAACGGACAACTGGAACGTGGTCTGCGCGCCGTCCTGGCCCACCACCTCATCTTTCACTTCAACCGAGCGGGCCTGAGCACCGCGGACCAGGCGACCATGGCCGCTCTCGCGGTCAACGTCGTCTTCCACCACCCCAGGACCCCCTAA
- a CDS encoding lanthionine synthetase C family protein — protein sequence MTIHQRARQRAQAVAHQLRTAHPLRSPGQSLSGGAAGIALLHIERATTGTTGWQAAHDWLAAATRDDLTIGANAGLYHGAPALAFALHPAPHAGYQAAQAALDEGVAAITRNRLHAASQRLARGERPALTEFDLISGLTGLGAHLWRRDPNGDLLKEVLAYLVQLTEPIDGFPGWWTMSSANRSVEDPPGGHSNHGMAHGIAGPLALLALTARSGLAMPGQTEAIGRICAWLDMWQQDHHGAPWWPEMVTFTEAQQGQATQGGPLRPSWCYGTPGIARAQQLAALATGDNARRLTAETAMAGCLADAHQLQRITDHGLCHGTAGLFMTATAVVADAIAPHDLPVARIAELLLDGPTATNALPGFLTGSAGYALALHTLAHHELPAATSWDTCLLLR from the coding sequence ATGACCATCCACCAGCGCGCTCGTCAGCGCGCCCAAGCCGTGGCCCACCAGCTCAGGACAGCTCACCCGCTCAGATCACCGGGTCAATCACTCAGCGGCGGAGCCGCCGGCATCGCGCTCCTGCACATCGAACGGGCCACCACCGGTACCACCGGATGGCAAGCCGCGCACGACTGGCTGGCCGCAGCGACCCGCGACGACCTCACCATCGGCGCCAACGCCGGCCTCTACCACGGGGCACCCGCGCTCGCGTTCGCACTCCACCCCGCACCCCATGCCGGGTACCAGGCCGCACAAGCGGCCCTGGACGAGGGCGTCGCGGCCATCACCCGGAACCGGCTCCACGCCGCGTCCCAGCGTCTCGCACGGGGTGAGCGGCCTGCCCTCACCGAGTTCGACCTGATCAGCGGACTCACCGGTCTCGGCGCGCACCTGTGGAGACGCGACCCCAACGGTGACCTCCTCAAGGAGGTACTGGCCTACCTCGTCCAGCTCACCGAACCGATTGACGGGTTCCCCGGCTGGTGGACGATGTCATCGGCCAACCGCTCCGTCGAAGACCCGCCGGGCGGGCACAGCAACCACGGGATGGCCCACGGTATCGCCGGGCCTTTGGCCCTTCTGGCGCTCACCGCCCGCAGCGGCCTGGCCATGCCCGGCCAGACGGAGGCGATCGGCCGGATCTGCGCCTGGCTGGACATGTGGCAGCAGGACCATCACGGTGCGCCGTGGTGGCCCGAAATGGTCACCTTCACCGAGGCCCAGCAGGGACAGGCCACCCAAGGCGGGCCGTTGCGCCCCTCCTGGTGTTACGGCACCCCCGGCATCGCGCGCGCCCAGCAACTCGCTGCCCTCGCGACCGGCGACAACGCCCGTCGGCTCACCGCCGAAACCGCCATGGCCGGCTGCCTGGCCGACGCGCACCAGCTCCAGCGGATCACCGACCACGGACTATGCCACGGCACCGCGGGACTGTTCATGACCGCGACCGCTGTCGTGGCCGACGCGATCGCCCCCCACGACTTGCCGGTCGCTCGCATCGCTGAGCTGCTCCTGGACGGCCCCACCGCGACCAACGCGCTGCCCGGTTTCCTGACTGGATCCGCCGGTTACGCCCTCGCCCTTCACACCCTCGCCCACCACGAGCTGCCCGCCGCCACCTCATGGGACACCTGCCTGCTCCTCCGCTGA